The following proteins are co-located in the Solea solea chromosome 21, fSolSol10.1, whole genome shotgun sequence genome:
- the tefa gene encoding TEF transcription factor, PAR bZIP family member a isoform X2: MSTEIPEIFRALLEHPFTVPSFNEDDTDKEKLCLRNDVLLGVSNDMGPSAALTPAIWEKTIPYDGENFHLEYMDLEEFLMENGIATEVDGEALQTSTDEDTVKLKKDKVKTVTKPASLSSLTLLPIQELDGCDEEVLIIKNASELICDVTAEVSTDNNRATPEPIDPEDVEVDVNYEPDPTDLVLSSVPGGELFNPRKHKFSEEELKPQPMIKKAKKVYVPEEQKDDRYWQRRNKNNVAAKRSRDARRLKENQITVRAAFLERENAALRTEVADLRKECGRFKNVVGRYESKFGPLAVPEDQDPTVDFFSETKSIN; the protein is encoded by the exons atgtctaCAGAGATCCCGGAGATTTTCAGAGCTCTTCTTGAGCATCCGTTTACTGTCCCGAGCTTCAACGAGGACG ACACCGACAAGGAAAAGCTATGTCTTAGAAATGATGTTCTACTGGGAGTGAGTAATGATATGGGTCCATCAGCCGCCCTGACCCCAGCTATCTGGGAGAAGACCATTCCTTACGATGGTGAGAACTTCCACTTGGAGTACATGGACTTGGAGGAGTTCCTCATGGAGAATGGCATTGCCACCGAGGTCGACGGAGAAGCCCTACAGACCAGCACGGATGAAGACACCGTGAAGCTGAAGAAAGACAAAGTTAAAACGGTCACTAAGCCAGCAAGTTTGTCCTCACTGACCCTGCTACCCATTCAGGAGTTGGACGGGTGTGACGAGGAAGTGTTGATCATCAAGAACGCATCTGAACTCATCTGTGATGTTACTGCAG AGGTGTCCACAGACAACAACAGAGCGACCCCCGAGCCGATTGACCCCGAAGACGTCGAGGTCGACGTCAACTACGAGCCAGATCCCACAGACCTGGTGCTGTCGAGTGTGCCTGGGGGAGAACTGTTCAACCCACGCAAGCACAAATTCTCTGAAGAGGAGCTCAAGCCACAGCCAATGATCAAAAAGGCAAAGAAGGTGTACGTGCCTGAAGAGCAGAAG GATGACAGGTACTGGCagaggaggaataaaaacaACGTGGCTGCTAAACGCTCGCGTGACGCCCGCAGGCTAAAGGAGAATCAGATCACTGTGCGAGCAGCTTTCCTGGAGCGGGAGAACGCAGCGCTGCGGACAGAGGTCGCCGATTTGCGAAAGGAGTGCGGCCGCTTCAAGAATGTTGTGGGTCGCTACGAATCCAAGTTTGGACCACT TGCGGTGCCAGAAGACCAAGACCCaacagttgattttttttccgaaacaaaatcaataaattga
- the tefa gene encoding TEF transcription factor, PAR bZIP family member a isoform X1 translates to MSGEPIVVTLGTAAEAPSSFPVVLKKIMEMPPPNIFDGDDDTDKEKLCLRNDVLLGVSNDMGPSAALTPAIWEKTIPYDGENFHLEYMDLEEFLMENGIATEVDGEALQTSTDEDTVKLKKDKVKTVTKPASLSSLTLLPIQELDGCDEEVLIIKNASELICDVTAEVSTDNNRATPEPIDPEDVEVDVNYEPDPTDLVLSSVPGGELFNPRKHKFSEEELKPQPMIKKAKKVYVPEEQKDDRYWQRRNKNNVAAKRSRDARRLKENQITVRAAFLERENAALRTEVADLRKECGRFKNVVGRYESKFGPLAVPEDQDPTVDFFSETKSIN, encoded by the exons ATGTCGGGAGAGCCGATTGTTGTCACGCTGGGAACAGCCGCCGAGGCTCCGAGTTCTTTCCCGGTGGTTCTGAAGAAAATCATGGAAATGCCTCCGCCGAATATTTTCGATGGAGACGACG ACACCGACAAGGAAAAGCTATGTCTTAGAAATGATGTTCTACTGGGAGTGAGTAATGATATGGGTCCATCAGCCGCCCTGACCCCAGCTATCTGGGAGAAGACCATTCCTTACGATGGTGAGAACTTCCACTTGGAGTACATGGACTTGGAGGAGTTCCTCATGGAGAATGGCATTGCCACCGAGGTCGACGGAGAAGCCCTACAGACCAGCACGGATGAAGACACCGTGAAGCTGAAGAAAGACAAAGTTAAAACGGTCACTAAGCCAGCAAGTTTGTCCTCACTGACCCTGCTACCCATTCAGGAGTTGGACGGGTGTGACGAGGAAGTGTTGATCATCAAGAACGCATCTGAACTCATCTGTGATGTTACTGCAG AGGTGTCCACAGACAACAACAGAGCGACCCCCGAGCCGATTGACCCCGAAGACGTCGAGGTCGACGTCAACTACGAGCCAGATCCCACAGACCTGGTGCTGTCGAGTGTGCCTGGGGGAGAACTGTTCAACCCACGCAAGCACAAATTCTCTGAAGAGGAGCTCAAGCCACAGCCAATGATCAAAAAGGCAAAGAAGGTGTACGTGCCTGAAGAGCAGAAG GATGACAGGTACTGGCagaggaggaataaaaacaACGTGGCTGCTAAACGCTCGCGTGACGCCCGCAGGCTAAAGGAGAATCAGATCACTGTGCGAGCAGCTTTCCTGGAGCGGGAGAACGCAGCGCTGCGGACAGAGGTCGCCGATTTGCGAAAGGAGTGCGGCCGCTTCAAGAATGTTGTGGGTCGCTACGAATCCAAGTTTGGACCACT TGCGGTGCCAGAAGACCAAGACCCaacagttgattttttttccgaaacaaaatcaataaattga